From one Phocoena sinus isolate mPhoSin1 chromosome 6, mPhoSin1.pri, whole genome shotgun sequence genomic stretch:
- the DOLK gene encoding dolichol kinase: MTRECASPAPGPGAPLSGSVLAEAAVVFVVVLSIHAAVWDRYSWCAVALAVQAFYVQYKWDRLLQQGSAVFQFRMSANSGLLPASVVMPLLGLVMKERCQAAGNPYFERFGIVVAATGMAVALFSSVLALGITRPVPTNTCVLSGLAGGVIVYILKHSLSVGEVIEVLEVLLIFVYLNMILLYLLPRCFTPGEALLVLGGISFVLNQLIKRSLTVVESQGDPLDFFLLVVVVGMVLMGIFFSTLFVFMDSGTWASSIFFHLMTCVLGLGVVLPWLHRLIRRNPLLWLFQFLFQTETRVYLLAYWSLLATLACLVVLYQNAKRSSSESKKHQAPTIARKYFHFIVVATYIPGIILDRPLLYVAATICLAVFIFLEYVRYFRIKPLGHTLRSLLSLFLDERDSGPLILTHIYLLLGMSLPIWLVPRPCTQKGSLGGARALVPYAGVLAVGVGDTVASIFGSTVGEIRWPGTKKTFEGTMTSIFAQIISVALILIFDSGVDLNYSYAWILGSISTVSLLEAYTTQIDNLLLPLYLLILLMA, encoded by the coding sequence ATGACCCGAGAGTGCGCTTCCCCGgcccctgggcctggggctcCGCTGAGCGGTTCGGTGCTGGCAGAGGCGGCAGTGGTGTTCGTAGTGGTGCTGAGCATCCACGCAGCCGTGTGGGATCGATACTCGTGGTGCGCCGTGGCCCTCGCGGTGCAGGCCTTCTACGTCCAATACAAGTGGGACCGGCTGCTACAGCAGGGAAGCGCTGTCTTCCAGTTTCGAATGTCCGCAAACAGTGGCCTACTGCCCGCCTCGGTGGTCATGCCTTTGCTCGGGCTGGTTATGAAGGAGCGCTGCCAGGCTGCGGGGAACCCATACTTCGAGCGGTTTGGAATTGTGGTGGCGGCCACTGGCATGGCAGTGGCCCTCTTCTCATCGGTACTGGCACTGGGCATCACTCGCCCAGTGCCCACCAACACCTGTGTCCTCTCGGGCTTGGCCGGAGGTGTCATCGTTTATATCCTGAAGCACTCGCTGAGTGTAGGCGAGGTGATCGAGGTCCTGGAGGTCCTGTTGATCTTTGTCTACCTCAATATGATCCTGCTGTATCTGCTGCCCCGCTGCTTCACCCCTGGAGAGGCTCTGCTGGTACTGGGTGGCATCAGCTTCGTGCTCAACCAGCTCATCAAGCGCTCTCTGACTGTGGTGGAAAGCCAGGGGGACCCCTTGGACTTCTTCCTGCTGGTAGTGGTGGTAGGGATGGTGCTCATGGGCATCTTCTTCAGCACCCTCTTTGTTTTCATGGACTCAGGCACCTGGGCCTCTTCCATCTTCTTCCACCTCATGACCTGTGTACTGGGCCTCGGCGTGGTCCTGCCCTGGCTGCACCGGCTCATCCGCAGGAACCCCCTGCTGTGGCTTTTTCAATTCCTCTTCCAGACAGAGACCCGAGTCTACCTCCTAGCCTACTGGTCTCTGCTGGCCACCTTAGCCTGCCTGGTGGTGCTATACCAGAATGCCAAGCGGTCATCTTCCGAGTCCAAGAAGCACCAGGCCCCCACCATTGCTCGGAAGTATTTCCACTTCATTGTGGTAGCCACCTACATCCCAGGTATCATCTTGGACCGGCCACTGCTCTACGTGGCCGCCACCATATGTCTGGCGGTCTTCATCTTCCTAGAGTATGTGCGCTACTTCCGCATCAAGCCCCTGGGCCACACTCTGCGAAGCCTCCTGTCCCTCTTCCTGGACGAACGAGACAGTGGACCGCTCATCCTGACCCACATCTACCTGCTCCTAGGCATGTCTCTTCCCATTTGGTTAGTCCCCAGACCCTGCACACAGAAGGGTAGCCTCGGGGGAGCCAGGGCCCTAGTCCCCTATGCAGGAGTCCTGGCCGTCGGTGTGGGCGACACTGTGGCCTCCATATTCGGCAGCACCGTGGGGGAGATCCGCTGGCCTGGAACTAAAAAGACTTTTGAGGGGACCATGACATCTATATTTGCCCAGATCATTTCTGTAGCTCTGATCTTAATCTTCGACAGTGGAGTGGACTTAAACTACAGTTATGCTTGGATTTTGGGGTCCATCAGCACCGTGTCCCTCCTAGAAGCATACACTACGCAGATAGACAATCTCCTTTTGCCTCTCTACCTCCTGATACTGCTGATGGCCTAG